TATATTATCAAAACTAAGACAAGCAAACTAATATAAATTCTGCTATACTCTTGCTAGGAGCATAATGATGAAAAGATTGTTTAGCTATAGCAAGAGTGTGGATTTTAAGTTGTATGTTGTTATCATCCTAGCTAGCCTGCTGTTTTTAGTTTTTGGTGTGAAATTTTATCACGAAGTTAAAACTCAACTTGTAAATTTATCCGATGTTAATAAAATCACAACAGCACAAAATATCGTAAAGTCTTTTGATGCATGGATAAATGAACGTACAAATGCACTAAGCGTAATCTCTAAAATTATAGAAAACTCATATTTGTTAGATGATGAAAATGAGTTAAATTCCATTTTAAAAACTATGCTCGTGGTTTCTAAAAATTTTGATATGGTTCAGATTTTAAAAAATGATGGTGAAATTTATGTAAATGGTGAACGCTATAAAGATGAGTCTGTCGTTCCAAAATCAGAGCGAACAAACCTTCTTTGGTATATACAAACCATTCAAACAAATGCTCCCACTATAAACTATATGCCAAATCACACCATCTTAAAAGTCCCAACGCTCAATATCTGCGTGCCAAACCATAAAAACTCAGATGTCGTGGCTGTGCTTTGTGGAGTTGTAAAGCTTGAAGATATTTTTACAAACATTAAAAATTTTGAGCTAGCGCAAAATGTCTATGCTTTTTTACTAACGCACAACGGCGAAATTTTAACCAAAATGGATAATGAAGATACTAAAAATAAGATAGAATACCGCACAAAGGAGATGTTTTTAAACCAAAGCGATGTAAGTGGCTTTACTATAGATAGTAGTTTTATCTCGCTTTCTGAGATACCAGACCTTAACTGGTACATCGGTGTTGGTGCGTCTGAGTCAAGACAGATGAGTGAAATTTTAGCCTTTGCCCAGAAAAACTCACTAACTTTGCTTAGTGCTTTTATCTTGCTCATTTTATTTGCAAATTTTTTGCATAACTATATGTATAAAAGGGTTAGGGATAAAAACCGTGAGTATGAAATTTTACTAGAGCACAAAGCTAAAATGGCAGAAACAGGCGAGCTGATAGCAGGCATAAACCATCAGTTTATCCAGCCTGTAAACTCACTAAATATCATGATCTCATCGCTTTTAATGCTAGAACAAGAGGGAAATTTGGACAAAACAATGTTGCGTGAAATTTTACGAAGTGGCGAAGGCTCTGTAAAAATGCTTAAGGACACGATAGAGATATTTAGAAATTTTTATAAAACTAGCGAAAATATCGATAGCTTTAGCCTAAAGCAAAGCATAAAAAACCTACTCATGCTTATGCACACGGAGCTTAGCCGAGCAAATGTAAGTGTTGTCGTAACAGAGTTTGATGATGTACTTCTTAGACAAAAGGATAATATAATCCAGCAAATTTTGCTTATACTTATTCATAACGCAAAAGATGCTGTCGTTGAAAGATATGCTGATGACATCACAAAAAGGCAAATCATCTTAGATGCAAAGATCGATGAAATGCAGTGTAGAATTTGCGTCATTGAAAGCGGCATAGGAGTTAGTAAAGGTATGGTTGATAAAATCTTTAACGCACCAAAAACTACGAAAAAAACGGGTAATGGCATAGGGCTTTACTTTGGCAAAAAACTAGCAAATGAAAAAATAAACGGCGATATAGTCTTAAAACAAATGGCAAACCCAACTATCTTTGAGCTAAGCTTTCAAAGAAATTTAGAAAATTTGATATAAGTTAAAGGATAAAAATGCAAGCTGATACGCTAAAATTACTCTCAAATACAAGTGTGCTAATCGTTGAAGATGATACTATGGCGCGCACTTTGATACAAAATGCGCTAAAGCCTTACTGCAAGGCTGTTTTTGTCGCAGGCGATGGATATGAGGGTGTGGATAGTTTTTCAAAAATACCCCAGATGTTATACTCACAGATATTCACATGCCTATGATGAATGGCTTTGAGATGATGAAAAATATCCTAGCCATAAAGCCTCATCAAAAATTTATCGTCTTTACAAGTTTTGATACTGACAACAACTTACTAAAAAGCATAGAAGCAGGAGCTGCGATGTTTCTTAAAAAGCCTATCGATATGCAAGTGCTTCGCTCCATGCTACTAACCCTTAGCGCAAAAAGCGAGGAAAAATTAATTAAAATAGATGAAAATTTAAGTATAAATTTGCAAAAAGAGAGAATTTTTAAAAACGGAAATGAAGTTTATCTAACTTTTTTACAAAATAAACTTTTTTGGCTCTTTGCCTACAACCTAAACAAGCTAGTAAGTTATGAGATGATAAGCGAGTATGTCTATGAAAACGAACCTGTTAGCAAAAGTGCTATACAAAATGTCATCTTGCGGCTTAAAAAAGAGCTTGGTATAAAGATAAAAAATATCTCAGAAGCAGGGTATATGCTAACTTCGGTAGAGTAATCAAACAAAACATAAAATTTACTAAAATTTTCACACTAATTTTATACTTCGTTGCTATAATGCTACAAAACTTTTCAAAGGAGAAAAAATGAAAAAGATCGTTTTAGTAGCACTTGGTGCTTTGGTTATGAGTGGAGTTGCTTTTGCTGATATGTCTAAGGGTGAGATGAAAACCCAGATGAAAGAGAAGATGGATATGATGCAAAATGATATGGACATGAAAAAGGATGAGATGAAAAAAGACATGGATATGAAAAAGGATGAGATGAAAAAAGACATGGATATGAAAAAGGATGAGATGAAAAAAGATATGGATATGAAGAAAGACGAGATGAAAGGCGAAATGAAAAAGGCTATGTAGTGAAAATTTTACTCATAGAAGACGATGAGATACTGCTTGAGCTTACACAAGAGTATCTTAGCGAAAATGGCTATGACATAAGCACTGCAACCGATGTAAATAGTGCCTTAGATCTAGCATATGAGCAAAAATTTGACCTTTTTATCATAGATGTAAAACTACCAAAAGGCGATGGGTTTTCTTTATTAAAAACCCTAAGAACAGCCGGTGTCAGCACGACGGCTATCTTTACAACCTAGCTAAGCACTCTTGATGATGTTGAGTGTGGATATGAGAGCGGTTGTGATGATTATCTAAAAAAACCATACGAGCTAAAAGAGCTTTTGCTTCGCATAAAAACCTTAACAAAACGCACCTTTTTGCATACAAATGATGAGTTTATAGACATCGGCAATGGATATAAGTTTTATCCGCAAAGCAAAGCCCTTAAAAAAGATGATGAAAATGTAAATATCTGCAACAAGGAGACCGAACTTTTACTATATTTTTTACAAAATAAAAACAAACTTCTAAGCAAAAATGAAATTTTAAACCACATATATAACTATGACGAAGAGCCTAGCGAGCTTAGTTTGCGTGTATATATAAAAAATTTACGCAAAATTTTAGGCAAAGAAAGTATCATAAACAAGCGAGGAGACGGCTATTTATATATCTGAAAAAATGCTGTAATATTTAAAATTTTATCGGTTTATCTTGTTAGCACACTTTTGTTTTTGGCTTATTTTTTCAATGATGAGTACTTAAATAAAAAGCAGATGATTATCAGTGAAGAGGTTAAAAATTTAAAAGAGATAAAAATGGGTGTGTATATGAAAGCTACTATGAATAGCTTTGAAGATGTTGAAATTTACGCATCGCAAAAAGGCGTAAATCTTTGCATAATCTCTGAAAATAACCAAACGCTTTATCAAAATAGCACTTGTGATCTACCAAAAGAGAGTATATTTTTAAGTGATGATAGGGTGGGAATTTATGAAAATATACAAAATATGCAAGGCGAAACTAGCGAGCTTGCTAAGGCTAGGATCATAATCCTTGGCAAAGATATAAAAAGCGAACTTTTTGCGTTAAAAGCTAAAATTTTTGGTGAAATTTTAGCCATTTTGTTAGCTATGCTTGCAGTTGCATTTGTGCTGACAAGGCTTGCTTTAAAGCCACTTTATGAAAAGATAAAAACACTAAATAACTTCATAAAAGACGCGACGCATGAGATAAATACCCCGCTTAGTATAGTGCTTATGAGTACCGAAACGATGGATGAATCAACCCTAAATAAGCGCAATTTAAACCGTGTAAATAATATAAATTTAGCCGCAAAAAGCCTGCATAATGTCTATGAAGACCTGCTTTATCTAAATTTCAAGCCAAGCATGCGAAAAAGCGTAACGATAGACTTTAAAACGCTACTTAACGAGCGCATAGAGTACTTTGGAATTTTTTTCGAAAAAAGAGCTTTAAATGTGAGTAAAAATTTACAAAATGCTACGATAAAAGCTAGTGAGCCAGAGCTTATACGCATAGTGATAACTTACTAACAAACGCCATAAAATACACAAACAAAGGTGGCTATATAAATATAAAACTCACATCAAGCTCGCTTTGCATTACAAACTCAGGCGAAGGCATGAGTAAGGAACAAATAGCTAAAATTTTTGACAGATATACAAGATTTAACGCAAATCAAGGCGGATTTGGCATAGGGCTAAGCGTAGTAAAAGAGTGTTGTAAAAACAACGATATAAACATACAGTGTCAAAGCTCACCAAACTCAGATACTACATTTATGCTAAGTTGGAAGTAAATTTATAATACACTTAATAAAAAACCAAAAATGCCAATAGTAAAAAATCATATTTAAAATATAAAATTTAATATAGATAGTTTTATTTAAATTTAAAAAATTTAACATATAATGTTGCTATAATTTTTGCGCAAAAGTGCAAAATAGGGGAAAATGATGCTAATAGACGGACATGGTAGAGTTGTTGATTATTTGCGTATTTCAGTAACGCAGCGATGTAACTTTCGCTGTCGATACTGCATGCCAACAACACCCTTTAGCTGGACTCCAAAGGAGAATTTGCTAAGCTTTGAGGAGCTATTTTTGTTTATCAAGGTGGCTATCGATGAGGGTGTAAAAAAGATTCGCATTACTGGCGGTGAGCCGTTAGTTCGTAAAGATCTTGATAAATTTATAGGTATGATAAGTGAGTACAAGCCAGACATTGATCTTGCGATAACCACAAATGGCTTTATGTTGCGCCATTATGCAAAAAGATTAAAAGAGGCTGGGCTAAAGCGCATAAATATGTCGCTTGATACGCTTGATAGCAAAAAGGCTGAATTTATCGCTCAAAAAGGTGTTTTGCACGAAGTTTTGGCTGGTTTTGACGCTGCGCTTGAGGCTGGATTAAAAGTAAAGCTAAACACAGTTGCTTTAAAGGGCATAAATGACGACGAGATAGTGAGTTTACTAGAGTTTGCGCGTGCAAATAACAGTCAAATTCGCTATATCGAATATATGGAAAACACGCACGCCAAAGATGACTTAAAAGGATTAAAGGCTGCTGAAATTTTAGATATCATCGGTAAAAAATATCACTTTGAGCAAGCTGAAAAGCTACCAAGTGCTCCAGCATCGCTGTTTAAGCTAGATGATGGATACACTTTTGGTATCATTGATCCGCATAAGCATGACTTTTGTGAGAGCTGTAACCGCATACGCTTAACTGCCGAGGGCTTTTTGATACCTTGTTTGTATTTTGAAGATGCGATGAGCATAAAAGAGGCTGTTCAGCGTGGAGATATAGTGGCTGCGAGTGAAATTTTACGCAAGGTATTAGCCAATAAACCAGAGAAAAATAAGTGGGAGATCGGTGAGCAAAGTGAGATCTCAACGCGTGCATTTTATCAGACAGGTGGTTGATGGCGCTTAGGCTGGTAGAGAGTTTTTTAAGTATTCAAGGCGAGGGTAAATATCAAGGAAGGCTTGCTGTTTTTTTACGCTTTTTTGGGTGTAACTTACGCTGTGAGGGTTTTGGCGTGAGTGCTATCTCCCCAAAAACTGGGGAGAGGATAGTTGGCTGCGATACCATTAGGGCTGTTTCAAGCCATTTTGACGCACCAGCTATAAAAAATGCTAATGAACTCATCTTGATAGTCCGAAATTTAGAGGCAAATTTGGCACAAAAACCTATCGTTGTTATAACTGGTGGAGAGCCTCTTTTACATTATAAAGAGCCTGTATTTTTAGAGTTTTTGGAACAAATTTTGCTCACAAATGATGTGCATTTTGAAACAAATGGCACAATTTTAGTTGATTTTGAAAAATTTCCACTATATAAAAAGTGTTATTTTGCTATTAGCGTAAAGCTAGAAAACAGCGCAGAGAGCGAGCAAAAGCGCATAAATGCAGTTGCTTTAAACGCTATAAAAGCTCACGCAAAAGACAGCTTTTATAAATTTGTCCTTTGCGCAAAAGACAGTGAAAAAACACAGATAGATAAAATTCTAGCCATTTGTAAAAATGAAGTTTGGTGTATGCCAATGGGTGCAGATAAGAATGAGCTAGTAAAAAATGCCATAAGTGTTGCAAATTTTGCCATAAAACATGGGTATAACTACTCAGAGCGCGTTCATATCAGGCTTTGGGACAAAAAAGAGGGTGTATGATAATTAGGAAGATGTTTAAATTTGAAAATGCTCATATAGTGCGGTTTTGTAGTTCAAAACGCTGCAGAACAAGCATACATGGACACAGTTATAGAGCTGAAATTTTACTTAGTTCAAATTTTTTAGATAACGCTGGTATGGTTTATGACTTTGGTTTAATGAAAAAAAATATTAAAACTATAATTGATAGCTTTGATCATGCGACGACTATATTTTCAGGTGATAGCGATGAGTACAAAAATGATCTAAAGCGCCACTCTGAGCGTTGGATAGAGGTTTCGCAAAATCCATCTGCAGAGCAGTTTTGTCGGATATTTTTTGTCATCATCGATAAGCTTTTAAAAATTTCTGTTATGCAAAATGGCGAAAAAGATGTCAAAATCCATAGCGTTATCGTGCATGAAACAGACACCGGATATGCTCAGTGCTTTCAAGAAGACGCTTATAATAAGCAAATGGGTGAGATAAAGCTAGACGAGATTATCTTTTCGCAAGCGATTATCGATGAGTGGGAAGATAAAGAACTTTTTGAAAAAATAAAGAAAAAACAAGCTATTATAAATGAAAAGGATGTTTAAAATGGGTAAAATTTTAGCCTTATTTTGTGCGCTCATACTATTTTTGGGCTGCTCTAATGATGATATAAACGATCAAGAAGCGCAAAAACAAACTGAAGAAATTCCAGCCGATGTTAATATCTCGCAAAGCGAAACAAATATCACAATAGATGAAAATTTACCGCCAGAGCCGGTAGTGGAGGCGCCGTGAACGAGTCATTAGTATCACTTTTTACATATACTTTACCATATCACAAAGGCTTTATGCATGGCATTTTGTTACTTTTGTTAGTTTGGCTTGGGCTCACCTTTTTTGGGGTACAAAATAAGACTTATGCGTTGCGCATACGATACTTTTTGCCGATATATCATAGCTTTTTAGCGGGGATTATTTTTACTGGGTTTTTACTACTTTCAGTCTTTAACTTTGTGCCTAGTTTGCATGTTGTGAGTATGATTTTGTGTTCAGTTGCACTTATTGGACTAAGTGCTGTATCTTTTAAACGCTTAAAGCGTTGTATACCTAGCCAAAATTTTACAGATTATCGTAATTTTGCCTTAAAAAGCATAGTTATTAGCATTTTGCTTGTTTTGGTGGTAGGATTTGTATGAAATTTTTATTTGAGCCAGACGCTGGCAAAGAGCTTCTAGAGCTTGTAAACGAGCCATTTTTGCACCTTAAGGCTAGGCGCTTACAGGCTGGACAAAGGCTTGAGTTAAGAAATTTAAAAGATAAAAAAGCGTACTTGTATGAGATTATCTCTTTTGGGCGCAGAAGTGCTACTTTAGAGCTTATTTTTAGCTCAATAAATGAAACAAAAACTTATCCATTAGCACTTGCCTGGGCGGTGGTTGATCCAAAAATCATCGAAAAAACTTTGCCATTTTTGAGTGAGCTCGGGGTTGGTAAGATCATTTTTGTTTATACAAAATTTTCTCAGGCAAATTTTAAGCTTGATGTGGAGCGTTTTGAGCGTATCTGTGCACTTTCTTGCGAACAGTCTGGCAGAGAGAGCTTGATAGAGTTTGAGATTTTTAAAACTTTGGATGATTTTTTGAAAACATATAAAGATGTTGCGCTTGTCAATTTTGGCGGAAAAAGCTTTGAAAACTATAAAAATGAACTTCTTTTTATTGGTCCAGAAGGTGGTTTTAGTGCCGATGAGGTGGCAAAATTTAGCTCTTCTTACGCTCCAATGAGTAAGGATATATTGCGCTCGCAAACAGCTATAGTAGCAACGGCAGCTAAGCTAGCTTTCTAAGCTTAAATTCAAACAACTTTTTGTATAATCACGGCTTACTTAAACTTAAAGATTACAAAATTTAAAGATTTTTAAAGGGAAAATTATGAAAAAAGAGATCCATCCTAGCTATGTTGAAGCTACTGTTACTTGTGCTTGTGGCAACACTTTTAAGACAAAGTCAAACAAAAGCGAGATTAGAGTTGATATTTGCTCTGAATGCCATCCATTTTTTACAGGTAGCGAGAAGATAGTTGATAGTGCTGGTCGCGTAGAGAAATTTAAGAAAAAATACGCTCTAAAATAAGCCTTGATCTATTTTGTTCCTACTCCGATAGGAAATTTAAAAGATATTTCGCTCCACGCACTTGATGTTTTGCGTGGTTGCGAGAGTATCATTTGTGAAGATACTAGACTTTCAAAATTACTTATAAATCTACTAAATGACCGATTTGATGCGGGCATTAATATCCGAAATTTCTACTCTTTGCACACTCATAATGAGCAGGATTTTTTTGCAAATTTAGATATTAAAATTTTTGACAAAGATGTTGCTTTTGTTAGTGATGCTGGCATGCCAGGCATTAGCGATCCTGGTGTTTCTCTTGTTCGTTATGCGCAGCAAAATGATATAAAATATGAAGTCCTTTCTGGCTCATCTGCCTCACTTCTTGCTTTGGTTGCAAGTGGATTGGTTGATAAGGAGTTTATATTTTTGGGCTTTTTACCAAATACTGGTAAAGAGCGTGCTCAAGCTATTCAAAATGCTTTAAACTTGGCGTATCCAGCTATAATTTATGAGAGTCCAAAGCGAATTTTAGCCCTTGTTGAAAGTATCGAAAAATTTGATGAAAATAGAGAGATCTTTTTGATAAAAGAGGCAACAAAAAAATTTGAAACAAAATTTAGAGCAAGTGCTAAAAAAATGGTTGAAATTTTATCTTGTGCAAATTTAAATGGCGAGTGGTGTGTAGTAGTTAATAAAAGCAAAAATGTATCAACTGAAACAATTGGCATTAACGATATAAAAGATCTTGATATTGCCCCAAAAATCAAAGCAAAACTACTTGCCAAGATTAGTGGTGAAAGCGCCAAAAAAATCTATGAAAATTTAATCTCACAAAAATCCTAAAACTACACATAATATAAAAATTTTTATAAAAAATAAGTAAATTTTTACTTGATTTTAGCTATCATCTCACGCATGATAATATATGGAAAACAGCTATTTTTACACATTTTAACCAACCATGCTGACAAGATCGAGGAAGTTTATCTTGCCAAAGAGTGTGATAAGCCACTTTTTTCTAAAATTTGTGGAACAGGTGCAACGATAAAGCGGGTTGATAACCAAAAGGCGCAGTCTATGGCACATGGTGGCAACCATCAAGGTTTTTTAGCCAAGGTTGCAGAGTATGAGTTTGCCACATTTTCGCAGGTGAAAAAACTTGATCGTATCGCTGTATTTTACGGTATTAGCGATGTTGGAAACATCGGAGCTATGGTGCGTTCGGCTTACGCGCTTGGTGTTGAGGGTGTTGTTGTGGTTACTAAAAATATAAATATAGAGGGTGTGCTTCGTGCCAGTAGTGGGGCTGCATACGAGCTTCCTATAGTGCTTTTTGAGGACGGACTAACGCTTATAAATGAGCTAAAGCAAGCTGGTTTTTGCACCTATGCAACAGCTAGTGGTGGGAAAAATGTCAGTGAAATAAAATTTAAAAGTCGTACCGCCTTAATAATGGGCAGTGAAGGCGATGGGATACCAAAAAAAGCAGTCGCAAAATGCGATGAGTGCGTTGGTATAAGCCTGAAAAATGGTTGGGATTCACTAAATGTAAGTGCTGCATTTGCGATAATTTGTGATAGGATGATCAATGAATGAACTTGGAATTTTAAAAGATGTTGGACTAAAAGAGGTTG
This portion of the Campylobacter suis genome encodes:
- a CDS encoding sensor histidine kinase yields the protein MMKRLFSYSKSVDFKLYVVIILASLLFLVFGVKFYHEVKTQLVNLSDVNKITTAQNIVKSFDAWINERTNALSVISKIIENSYLLDDENELNSILKTMLVVSKNFDMVQILKNDGEIYVNGERYKDESVVPKSERTNLLWYIQTIQTNAPTINYMPNHTILKVPTLNICVPNHKNSDVVAVLCGVVKLEDIFTNIKNFELAQNVYAFLLTHNGEILTKMDNEDTKNKIEYRTKEMFLNQSDVSGFTIDSSFISLSEIPDLNWYIGVGASESRQMSEILAFAQKNSLTLLSAFILLILFANFLHNYMYKRVRDKNREYEILLEHKAKMAETGELIAGINHQFIQPVNSLNIMISSLLMLEQEGNLDKTMLREILRSGEGSVKMLKDTIEIFRNFYKTSENIDSFSLKQSIKNLLMLMHTELSRANVSVVVTEFDDVLLRQKDNIIQQILLILIHNAKDAVVERYADDITKRQIILDAKIDEMQCRICVIESGIGVSKGMVDKIFNAPKTTKKTGNGIGLYFGKKLANEKINGDIVLKQMANPTIFELSFQRNLENLI
- a CDS encoding winged helix-turn-helix domain-containing protein gives rise to the protein MMKNILAIKPHQKFIVFTSFDTDNNLLKSIEAGAAMFLKKPIDMQVLRSMLLTLSAKSEEKLIKIDENLSINLQKERIFKNGNEVYLTFLQNKLFWLFAYNLNKLVSYEMISEYVYENEPVSKSAIQNVILRLKKELGIKIKNISEAGYMLTSVE
- a CDS encoding histidine kinase dimerization/phospho-acceptor domain-containing protein, with the protein product MAYFFNDEYLNKKQMIISEEVKNLKEIKMGVYMKATMNSFEDVEIYASQKGVNLCIISENNQTLYQNSTCDLPKESIFLSDDRVGIYENIQNMQGETSELAKARIIILGKDIKSELFALKAKIFGEILAILLAMLAVAFVLTRLALKPLYEKIKTLNNFIKDATHEINTPLSIVLMSTETMDESTLNKRNLNRVNNINLAAKSLHNVYEDLLYLNFKPSMRKSVTIDFKTLLNERIEYFGIFFEKRALNVSKNLQNATIKASEPELIRIVITY
- a CDS encoding sensor histidine kinase — its product is MKLTSSSLCITNSGEGMSKEQIAKIFDRYTRFNANQGGFGIGLSVVKECCKNNDINIQCQSSPNSDTTFMLSWK
- the moaA gene encoding GTP 3',8-cyclase MoaA; protein product: MLIDGHGRVVDYLRISVTQRCNFRCRYCMPTTPFSWTPKENLLSFEELFLFIKVAIDEGVKKIRITGGEPLVRKDLDKFIGMISEYKPDIDLAITTNGFMLRHYAKRLKEAGLKRINMSLDTLDSKKAEFIAQKGVLHEVLAGFDAALEAGLKVKLNTVALKGINDDEIVSLLEFARANNSQIRYIEYMENTHAKDDLKGLKAAEILDIIGKKYHFEQAEKLPSAPASLFKLDDGYTFGIIDPHKHDFCESCNRIRLTAEGFLIPCLYFEDAMSIKEAVQRGDIVAASEILRKVLANKPEKNKWEIGEQSEISTRAFYQTGG
- a CDS encoding 7-carboxy-7-deazaguanine synthase QueE, with product MALRLVESFLSIQGEGKYQGRLAVFLRFFGCNLRCEGFGVSAISPKTGERIVGCDTIRAVSSHFDAPAIKNANELILIVRNLEANLAQKPIVVITGGEPLLHYKEPVFLEFLEQILLTNDVHFETNGTILVDFEKFPLYKKCYFAISVKLENSAESEQKRINAVALNAIKAHAKDSFYKFVLCAKDSEKTQIDKILAICKNEVWCMPMGADKNELVKNAISVANFAIKHGYNYSERVHIRLWDKKEGV
- a CDS encoding 6-pyruvoyl trahydropterin synthase family protein, translated to MIIRKMFKFENAHIVRFCSSKRCRTSIHGHSYRAEILLSSNFLDNAGMVYDFGLMKKNIKTIIDSFDHATTIFSGDSDEYKNDLKRHSERWIEVSQNPSAEQFCRIFFVIIDKLLKISVMQNGEKDVKIHSVIVHETDTGYAQCFQEDAYNKQMGEIKLDEIIFSQAIIDEWEDKELFEKIKKKQAIINEKDV
- a CDS encoding 16S rRNA (uracil(1498)-N(3))-methyltransferase, with protein sequence MKFLFEPDAGKELLELVNEPFLHLKARRLQAGQRLELRNLKDKKAYLYEIISFGRRSATLELIFSSINETKTYPLALAWAVVDPKIIEKTLPFLSELGVGKIIFVYTKFSQANFKLDVERFERICALSCEQSGRESLIEFEIFKTLDDFLKTYKDVALVNFGGKSFENYKNELLFIGPEGGFSADEVAKFSSSYAPMSKDILRSQTAIVATAAKLAF
- the rpmE gene encoding 50S ribosomal protein L31; the protein is MKKEIHPSYVEATVTCACGNTFKTKSNKSEIRVDICSECHPFFTGSEKIVDSAGRVEKFKKKYALK
- the rsmI gene encoding 16S rRNA (cytidine(1402)-2'-O)-methyltransferase — translated: MIYFVPTPIGNLKDISLHALDVLRGCESIICEDTRLSKLLINLLNDRFDAGINIRNFYSLHTHNEQDFFANLDIKIFDKDVAFVSDAGMPGISDPGVSLVRYAQQNDIKYEVLSGSSASLLALVASGLVDKEFIFLGFLPNTGKERAQAIQNALNLAYPAIIYESPKRILALVESIEKFDENREIFLIKEATKKFETKFRASAKKMVEILSCANLNGEWCVVVNKSKNVSTETIGINDIKDLDIAPKIKAKLLAKISGESAKKIYENLISQKS
- the rlmB gene encoding 23S rRNA (guanosine(2251)-2'-O)-methyltransferase RlmB; this encodes MIIYGKQLFLHILTNHADKIEEVYLAKECDKPLFSKICGTGATIKRVDNQKAQSMAHGGNHQGFLAKVAEYEFATFSQVKKLDRIAVFYGISDVGNIGAMVRSAYALGVEGVVVVTKNINIEGVLRASSGAAYELPIVLFEDGLTLINELKQAGFCTYATASGGKNVSEIKFKSRTALIMGSEGDGIPKKAVAKCDECVGISLKNGWDSLNVSAAFAIICDRMINE